In one window of Deinococcus misasensis DSM 22328 DNA:
- a CDS encoding aldo/keto reductase, with protein MHKRTLGRTGLEVTEIGYGAWGIGQSMWIGADDNESLNALRRYVELGGNFIDTALGYGDGHSEKLVGEIVREHPHVLVATKIPPKNLIWPAPKGIPASDAFPAEHVIACTEQSLKNLGLPHIDVQQFHVWDDAWTDQGDWQDAITQLKKDGKIRHFGISINDHQPENAIRLIESGLVESVQVIYNVFDQSPQDRLLDACLAHNIGVIVRVALDEGALSGKITPETEFPEGDWRHHYFGGNRKQELQEHLRAIEQDLGISTAQLPETALRFVLSHQAVSTVIVGMRSVGNVERNVLLADGQGLPAEQVQKLHGHRWDRNWYQAAK; from the coding sequence ATGCACAAAAGAACGCTGGGACGCACCGGCCTTGAAGTCACCGAAATCGGTTACGGGGCCTGGGGCATCGGACAGAGCATGTGGATTGGCGCAGACGACAACGAAAGCCTGAATGCCCTGAGGCGTTACGTGGAACTGGGCGGAAACTTCATCGACACCGCTCTGGGGTACGGCGACGGGCACAGTGAAAAACTGGTTGGAGAAATCGTCCGTGAACACCCCCATGTGCTGGTGGCCACCAAAATCCCCCCCAAAAACCTGATCTGGCCTGCCCCAAAAGGCATTCCGGCCAGTGACGCTTTCCCTGCCGAGCATGTGATTGCCTGCACCGAACAGAGCCTGAAAAACCTCGGGCTTCCCCACATTGACGTGCAGCAATTCCACGTGTGGGACGATGCATGGACCGATCAGGGAGACTGGCAGGACGCCATCACCCAACTGAAAAAAGACGGGAAAATCCGCCACTTCGGCATTTCCATCAACGACCACCAGCCCGAGAACGCCATCCGTCTGATCGAATCCGGTCTGGTGGAGTCCGTGCAGGTGATTTACAACGTGTTTGACCAGAGCCCGCAAGACCGCTTGCTGGACGCCTGCCTTGCCCACAACATCGGCGTGATTGTGCGGGTGGCCCTCGATGAAGGGGCCTTGTCCGGCAAAATCACCCCCGAAACCGAGTTCCCCGAAGGGGACTGGCGCCACCATTACTTCGGAGGCAACCGCAAGCAGGAACTGCAAGAACACCTGCGGGCCATTGAGCAGGACCTCGGGATCTCGACTGCGCAACTTCCAGAGACCGCTCTGCGGTTCGTGCTGTCCCACCAAGCGGTTTCCACAGTGATTGTGGGCATGCGCAGCGTGGGCAATGTGGAACGCAATGTGCTGCTGGCAGACGGTCAGGGCCTCCCTGCCGAGCAGGTGCAGAAATTGCACGGGCACCGCTGGGACCGCAACTGGTATCAGGCTGCCAAATAA
- a CDS encoding alpha/beta fold hydrolase: protein MKELKTAVLPAGSIQYQDSGSGPVLLFLHGMMVDHRLWRKVVPALETRYRCIVPLLPIGSHTLPMPEDADLSPQGVVRLIVQFMDFLKLDRVTLIANDTGGAFSQFLMVQCPERIEKVVLSNCDAFEVFPPRRFEYLVSCSRWPGFMDLMALMMRIPGLAALPTTMGDMSQTRLELLPAYLKPMIRSKAVRRDLAKAFAGVRKKDMLEVTQQLSRFQKPVLILWGKKDPLFGTHLGERLHRALPQSELVWMEHSKVLVPEDEPEPMAKWIQHFLQGPLQPQGQATTHQKAFLQ, encoded by the coding sequence ATGAAAGAACTGAAAACCGCTGTGCTGCCCGCAGGTTCCATCCAGTATCAGGATTCCGGCTCTGGCCCCGTGCTGCTGTTTTTGCACGGCATGATGGTGGACCACCGGCTCTGGAGGAAAGTGGTTCCAGCTTTGGAAACCCGTTACCGCTGCATCGTGCCCCTGTTGCCGATTGGAAGCCACACCCTGCCCATGCCCGAAGATGCAGACCTGAGCCCTCAGGGGGTGGTGCGCTTGATCGTGCAGTTCATGGATTTCTTGAAGCTGGACCGGGTGACCCTGATTGCCAACGACACCGGAGGGGCATTCAGTCAGTTTTTGATGGTGCAGTGCCCTGAGCGCATTGAAAAAGTGGTGCTGAGCAATTGCGACGCTTTTGAGGTGTTTCCGCCCAGACGGTTTGAATATCTGGTGTCTTGCTCCAGATGGCCGGGTTTCATGGACCTAATGGCCCTGATGATGCGGATTCCGGGATTGGCTGCCCTGCCCACCACCATGGGAGACATGAGCCAGACCCGCCTGGAACTTTTGCCCGCTTACCTGAAACCCATGATCCGGAGCAAAGCAGTGCGCCGGGATCTGGCAAAAGCCTTCGCTGGGGTGCGCAAGAAAGACATGCTGGAGGTCACCCAACAACTGTCCCGCTTTCAGAAACCCGTGTTGATCCTCTGGGGCAAGAAAGACCCCCTGTTTGGAACACATCTGGGAGAAAGGCTGCATCGAGCACTTCCCCAGAGCGAACTGGTCTGGATGGAGCACAGCAAAGTGCTGGTCCCTGAAGATGAACCCGAGCCTATGGCAAAGTGGATCCAGCACTTCTTGCAGGGGCCTTTGCAGCCTCAAGGTCAGGCAACCACCCATCAAAAAGCTTTCTTGCAATAG